The DNA segment AACAATAAAAATTCCGGCTCAATAATTGAGCCGGAATTTTTATTATTAATATGATAAATCTTTAATTGATAAGCCTAACTTCTTTAATAAAACGATGGCTTGATCTTTTTCATCAGGATTAAGAGCAGACATTATCTCATGCAACTGTTTTTCATGCTCTGGAAACAGCGTAGCCATGAAAGCTTCTCCTTCAGTAGTAATTTCAGCAAACGTTATTCTACGGTCTGAAGGACAAGAAACACGGTTTATGAAGCCTCTCTTCTCAAGCTTATCGATAACATACGTAATTGATCCACTAGCAAGTAAGATTTTATTACCTATTTTTTGCAAAGGTTGTCTGCCTTTATGGAATAACAACTCTAACACCGCAAATTCAGTTGGATTTAACCCATTCTTTTGAAAAAATTGATTCGTACTTTCATGTATTGCTTTATGTGCTCTTGAAAGTACGATAAATAACTTTAAGGATTGTGTTAATTCTTCAGATTTCATTCATATCACCTTTATTCCCATTATCTCTAATTAAAACTAGTATATAGGGAACATAAGA comes from the Paenisporosarcina antarctica genome and includes:
- a CDS encoding MarR family winged helix-turn-helix transcriptional regulator, which encodes MKSEELTQSLKLFIVLSRAHKAIHESTNQFFQKNGLNPTEFAVLELLFHKGRQPLQKIGNKILLASGSITYVIDKLEKRGFINRVSCPSDRRITFAEITTEGEAFMATLFPEHEKQLHEIMSALNPDEKDQAIVLLKKLGLSIKDLSY